The genomic segment CACGGATTCGGCGGCGCGGGTGCCCTTCCGGCGCTGGGTCGAGGTCGAGCTGCACCACGTCGACCTCGGCATCGGGTACGAGCTGGAGGACCTGCCGGCGGAGTTCGTGCAGCGGGAGATCGCGTTCCTGACGGCACGCTTCTCGGGGAACCCGGACGTCCCGCCCACCCGCGTCACGGACGGCACGCACGCGTGGGACACCGGCAGGGAGGGCACTCCCGAAGTCACCGTCTCCGGGTCGGCGCCCGACGTGGTCGGCTGGCTGGCGGGCCGCCGGGACGGCACCGCGCTCACGGCCGAAGGCGGCCTCCTGCCCGCCCTGCCCCCGCTATAGGCTGGCGCACATGACGTACAGCGGAGCGGTGAAGGTCGGCGGACCCGCGGATGTGCACGAGCTGCCGGACCTGATGATCTCGAAGGTCGCGGTCGGGCCGATGGACAACAACGCCTACCTGTTGCGCTGCCGGGCCACCGGCGAGCAGCTGCTGATCGACGCGGCGAACGACGCCGAGACGCTGCTGACGCTGATCGGTGACGACGGCATCGCGTCCGTCGTCACCACGCATCAGCACGGCGACCACTGGCAGGCCCTCGCGGCCGTCGTCGGGGCCACCCGGGCGCGGACGTACGCGGGGCGCGAGGACGCGACGGGCATCCCCGTCCCGACGGACGTCCTGGTCGACGACGGCGACACGGTCACGGTCGGCCGCGTCACGCTGACCGCGCGGCACCTGGTGGGCCACACGCCGGGCTCGATCGCGCTGGTCTACGACGACCCGCACGGCCACCCGCACGTGTTCACCGGCGACTGCCTCTTCCCGGGCGGCGTCGGCAATACGTGGAAGGACCCGAACGCCTTCGCGAGCCTCATCGACGACGTGGAGACGAAGATCTTCGGGACGCTGCCGG from the Streptomyces venezuelae genome contains:
- a CDS encoding MBL fold metallo-hydrolase, whose amino-acid sequence is MTYSGAVKVGGPADVHELPDLMISKVAVGPMDNNAYLLRCRATGEQLLIDAANDAETLLTLIGDDGIASVVTTHQHGDHWQALAAVVGATRARTYAGREDATGIPVPTDVLVDDGDTVTVGRVTLTARHLVGHTPGSIALVYDDPHGHPHVFTGDCLFPGGVGNTWKDPNAFASLIDDVETKIFGTLPDETWVYPGHGGDTTLGAERPHLAEWRARGW